One part of the Mycobacterium marinum genome encodes these proteins:
- a CDS encoding DEAD/DEAH box helicase has translation MIDRLEPLETAKQIEGSYKRYLKTLLAPRDEQLAAAFDAEIDATTMLTKGPILEMTPPYETGATCRQLIDQEVLHQDFVRVDGQPFSIDQPLYVHQESAIRKFVAGRNLVVSTGTGSGKTESFLVPIVNSLLEESARGTLGPGVRALLLYPMNALANDQLKRLRSVLAGVPEITFGRYTGETLEDSRAAESDFLQSNPGTRRLPNELLSRDEMRSSPPHLLLTNYAMLEYLLLRPADIDLFDGPFAGTWRFIVMDEAHVYDGAQGSEVALLMRRLQQRVAPDSSIQCIATSASLTGSVRNDPRGEAMEFAANLFDAPFEYVEGDLTKQDLVEPVRKKHLPESSWRLTGEQLLALRSGQIDPAEMVSPGVGLVDALSHEESMIELKDALSAQPVDVRVLREQLWPGDGKSGEKLDSLVQLGSSVYDDAGHPVLSARYHLFVRATEGAFVSFSDDGPRIFLSRHEVDPDTGRAVFEFGTCTRCGAVHLAGELDPSERYFFPAKKADASVNWLVLADEQGDVLVDEDEITLAEDDAKSSKSGPTTRRLCTGCGLLTDAAAMACASSNCLGGRLLMVREHPRSTRIMTRCTECGAQSRLGIRRLRTDVNAAPAVVTTALYQQLPQAEDQAGEQVGAGRKLLMFSDSRQAAAFAAPYLDRTYTRMLERRYITQALRDPAAAGGELTVRDLAILTREKAQTAGHFEHNLGNIEITQSVNQWISGELMTLETRQSLEGLGLMRVALRQGSAIPMRGFTSLGLTEDEGWALLNELVKTVRLQGAVTVLDRVNVKDERFAPRNTRVRMRSTGSDRAKQIISWKPSGAGTTNSRMIFLRKVLAELSNDTPPDRILDGCWKALESGGFLVAESDRVHGQVYQLDHSRFSVGNGADRQWFRCDTCRLLTAFSVRGICANSRCIGRLKPFELPAPQDDTNHYRVLYQTMNTAPLSAREHTAQWDAKAAAAIQRDFVAGKVNVLSCSTTFELGVDVGELQSVVMRNMPPKTANYVQRAGRAGRRAASAALVVTYANRSAHDLAQYQQPNAMIAGRMRIPWVPIDNVRIARRHAHSIALASYFRHCFEQRSEKWKTAGQFFSGTPGGSLSPASRVRDYLTPVPATVEEALRTALPQSVQAAIGVSDGSWVGPLIELLESTEGELTKDIADIEERIDESVKERKFGLSKRLQDTLRTITGRELLGYLANRNILPKYGFPVDTVELSTLNAADPVGRQLELARDLSLAIYDYAPGNEVVAGGKVWTSAGLKKRPGKELVRHKYRICQACGRFQRGDDLDPADVCPSCGDPFGAIGTLIIPEFGFIAASDTRDVGSAPPERRWHGGSYVETPGNDVGVYHWSGHNGLKVTARAGVRAWLAVVSDGTGEGFQMCDWCGWARSAERGSPRRKHQRPANGGDCDGPLERISLGHRYQSDVAEFTFDGVSYRRDQDANWLSSLYAILEGASYALEISRDDIDGALSWSADHRRSIVLFDTVPGGAGAAKKIAENIGVVLESAVKRVTDCDCGEETSCYGCLRSYRNGRFHEDLSRRAALSLLGGMAR, from the coding sequence ATGATCGACCGGCTAGAGCCCCTCGAAACCGCAAAGCAGATTGAGGGTAGTTACAAGCGGTATCTCAAGACGCTTCTTGCCCCGCGCGACGAACAGCTCGCTGCGGCATTCGACGCCGAAATCGACGCCACCACAATGCTGACGAAAGGGCCGATACTTGAGATGACGCCGCCCTACGAGACGGGCGCGACGTGCCGCCAACTCATCGATCAGGAAGTGCTCCACCAAGACTTCGTTAGAGTTGACGGACAACCGTTTTCAATCGACCAACCCCTTTACGTTCATCAGGAATCTGCAATCCGAAAGTTCGTTGCGGGCCGAAACTTGGTCGTCAGCACCGGAACTGGCTCCGGTAAGACCGAGAGCTTTCTGGTCCCGATCGTTAACTCGCTATTAGAGGAATCAGCGCGAGGAACTTTGGGGCCCGGGGTTAGGGCATTGCTGCTGTATCCAATGAACGCTTTGGCTAACGACCAGCTCAAGCGGCTGCGTTCGGTCCTTGCGGGAGTTCCTGAAATCACGTTTGGTCGCTATACGGGTGAGACTCTCGAAGATTCGCGTGCGGCGGAAAGTGATTTCCTGCAGAGCAATCCGGGTACGAGACGCTTACCGAACGAGCTGCTGAGTCGTGATGAAATGCGCAGCAGCCCGCCTCACCTCTTGCTGACGAACTATGCGATGCTTGAGTATCTGCTCTTGCGCCCGGCGGACATTGATTTGTTTGACGGCCCCTTCGCAGGAACATGGCGGTTCATCGTGATGGATGAAGCGCACGTCTACGACGGCGCACAAGGTTCTGAGGTGGCGCTGCTGATGCGCCGGCTGCAACAACGGGTTGCGCCCGATTCGAGCATCCAGTGTATTGCCACCTCCGCATCCCTTACCGGTTCCGTCCGCAACGATCCCCGTGGCGAAGCAATGGAGTTCGCCGCTAATCTCTTCGACGCTCCGTTCGAGTACGTCGAGGGTGACCTGACGAAACAGGATCTCGTCGAGCCAGTACGAAAGAAGCATCTGCCGGAATCGAGCTGGCGCCTGACGGGCGAGCAGTTGCTGGCACTGCGAAGCGGTCAAATCGATCCTGCCGAGATGGTCTCGCCTGGTGTAGGTCTGGTGGATGCGCTCAGCCACGAAGAGTCCATGATCGAGCTCAAAGATGCACTCAGCGCGCAGCCTGTTGATGTCCGAGTATTGCGGGAACAACTTTGGCCTGGCGACGGGAAGTCGGGTGAGAAACTTGATTCTCTCGTCCAGCTCGGAAGCAGTGTCTACGACGACGCCGGGCACCCCGTACTTTCGGCTCGGTACCACCTCTTTGTACGCGCGACCGAAGGCGCCTTCGTCAGTTTCAGTGACGATGGACCGCGCATCTTTCTGTCCCGCCACGAAGTGGACCCTGATACCGGACGCGCGGTGTTTGAGTTCGGGACCTGCACTCGCTGCGGCGCAGTCCACTTAGCAGGTGAGCTCGACCCTAGCGAAAGGTACTTCTTCCCCGCTAAGAAAGCCGATGCATCGGTGAACTGGCTCGTCCTCGCGGATGAGCAGGGCGATGTGCTTGTCGACGAGGATGAGATCACGCTCGCCGAAGACGACGCCAAATCGTCGAAGTCTGGTCCCACGACTAGACGCCTGTGTACCGGCTGCGGCCTGCTCACCGATGCTGCAGCTATGGCATGTGCGTCGTCAAACTGTCTCGGCGGGCGGCTGTTGATGGTGCGCGAGCATCCCCGGTCGACTCGAATCATGACTCGTTGTACCGAGTGTGGGGCGCAGTCACGACTAGGAATTCGACGACTCCGAACGGATGTGAATGCCGCGCCCGCGGTTGTCACCACGGCTCTTTATCAACAGCTTCCCCAGGCTGAGGACCAGGCCGGAGAACAGGTGGGCGCCGGACGCAAGTTGCTGATGTTCTCTGACTCGCGTCAGGCGGCAGCCTTCGCGGCGCCGTACCTGGACCGCACGTACACTCGCATGCTCGAACGGCGTTACATCACCCAGGCTCTTCGCGACCCTGCGGCAGCGGGGGGCGAGCTCACTGTCCGTGACTTGGCAATACTGACCCGCGAGAAGGCGCAAACAGCAGGACATTTCGAGCACAATTTGGGCAACATCGAGATTACCCAATCGGTGAATCAGTGGATTTCCGGTGAGCTGATGACGCTAGAGACTCGTCAGTCACTGGAAGGTCTTGGCCTCATGAGGGTGGCGCTGCGTCAGGGTAGTGCCATACCGATGCGCGGGTTCACGTCACTGGGATTGACCGAAGACGAAGGGTGGGCGCTGCTGAACGAACTCGTCAAGACAGTGCGGCTTCAGGGCGCTGTCACGGTGCTCGACCGCGTCAACGTGAAGGACGAGCGATTTGCGCCCCGCAACACCCGGGTACGGATGCGGTCCACTGGATCTGATCGGGCCAAACAAATCATCAGCTGGAAGCCCAGCGGTGCGGGAACGACCAATAGCCGGATGATCTTCCTCCGAAAAGTACTCGCGGAACTGTCAAACGACACACCCCCCGACCGGATCTTGGACGGCTGCTGGAAGGCACTTGAGTCTGGCGGGTTTCTGGTCGCCGAATCCGATCGGGTGCACGGGCAGGTATACCAGCTAGATCACAGCAGGTTTTCTGTCGGTAACGGCGCGGATCGTCAGTGGTTCCGATGCGATACCTGCCGGTTGCTCACGGCGTTCTCGGTACGCGGCATCTGTGCTAACAGCCGATGCATTGGCAGGCTCAAGCCCTTTGAACTGCCGGCACCCCAGGACGACACTAATCACTACCGCGTGTTGTACCAAACTATGAATACCGCGCCGCTGAGTGCCCGCGAGCACACCGCGCAATGGGATGCCAAGGCCGCAGCCGCTATCCAACGCGACTTCGTCGCAGGGAAAGTGAATGTTCTGTCGTGCTCCACGACATTCGAACTTGGTGTCGACGTCGGCGAGCTCCAGTCGGTGGTCATGCGCAACATGCCTCCGAAGACTGCTAACTATGTCCAGCGTGCCGGCCGTGCCGGACGCCGAGCAGCTTCTGCGGCATTGGTTGTAACTTACGCCAACCGGTCTGCACATGACTTGGCGCAGTATCAGCAACCGAACGCAATGATTGCGGGCCGTATGCGTATTCCCTGGGTGCCGATCGACAATGTGCGAATCGCTCGTCGTCATGCGCACTCTATTGCACTGGCTTCGTATTTCAGGCATTGCTTCGAGCAGCGCAGCGAGAAATGGAAGACGGCAGGCCAGTTCTTCTCGGGAACACCAGGTGGCAGTCTATCGCCCGCCAGTCGAGTGCGTGATTACCTGACACCTGTCCCCGCAACGGTGGAGGAGGCACTACGCACCGCCCTTCCGCAGAGTGTTCAAGCGGCGATAGGTGTCTCTGACGGCAGCTGGGTTGGGCCCCTGATTGAGCTACTGGAGTCGACGGAAGGGGAGCTCACAAAGGATATTGCCGACATCGAAGAGCGCATTGATGAATCCGTCAAGGAACGAAAATTCGGATTGAGCAAGCGACTCCAGGACACCTTGCGAACGATCACAGGTCGTGAGTTGCTGGGGTATCTTGCCAATCGAAATATACTGCCTAAGTACGGTTTTCCGGTCGACACCGTCGAGCTCAGTACGCTCAACGCGGCGGATCCAGTCGGACGCCAACTGGAGCTTGCAAGAGATCTCAGCCTGGCGATCTACGACTACGCGCCTGGAAACGAAGTCGTTGCCGGAGGCAAAGTCTGGACTTCGGCGGGCCTGAAGAAGCGCCCTGGCAAAGAGCTGGTACGCCACAAGTACCGAATCTGCCAAGCATGCGGTCGATTCCAACGCGGGGATGATCTCGATCCGGCAGATGTATGCCCCAGCTGTGGCGATCCATTCGGGGCAATCGGCACCCTGATCATTCCCGAGTTCGGTTTCATCGCAGCCAGCGATACGCGCGACGTCGGTAGCGCGCCTCCGGAACGCCGTTGGCACGGTGGGAGCTATGTCGAGACTCCGGGCAATGACGTCGGTGTGTATCACTGGTCTGGGCATAATGGATTGAAAGTGACCGCGCGTGCTGGCGTTCGCGCTTGGCTTGCCGTCGTTTCGGACGGGACAGGTGAAGGATTCCAGATGTGCGATTGGTGTGGTTGGGCGCGCTCCGCCGAGCGGGGGAGTCCCCGGCGGAAGCACCAGCGACCTGCCAACGGCGGGGACTGTGACGGGCCGTTGGAAAGGATCTCGCTCGGTCATCGATACCAATCCGACGTTGCGGAATTCACTTTTGACGGCGTTTCGTACCGCCGTGACCAGGACGCGAACTGGCTGTCGTCGCTGTATGCAATCTTGGAGGGCGCCTCCTACGCGTTAGAGATCAGCCGTGACGACATCGATGGAGCGCTGTCTTGGAGTGCAGACCACCGCCGCAGCATCGTCCTGTTTGACACGGTCCCGGGCGGGGCCGGCGCCGCGAAGAAGATCGCCGAGAATATCGGTGTCGTCCTCGAATCGGCGGTCAAACGGGTGACGGACTGCGATTGCGGTGAAGAGACGTCATGTTATGGGTGCCTTCGTTCGTACCGCAATGGACGCTTCCACGAAGACCTTTCGCGGCGGGCGGCGCTGAGTCTGCTTGGAGGAATGGCGCGATGA
- a CDS encoding WD40 repeat domain-containing serine/threonine protein kinase, whose amino-acid sequence MFELIGQGAAGTVYKAHDTVMGRDVAIKILPADRANEPGFRARFSREALIAARLTDPHIIPVHDTGEIDGQLYLVMPIINGVDLEVALQRDGPMTPARAVRMVEQIAAALDAAHTHGLVHRDVKPSNALMTDQGFVYLIDFGLAQDGTGAKLTAESRTAGTWAYMAPERMMSDVIDARADVYSLTCLLYECLTGEMPFPGDRVALQMTAHLATPPPKPSERRSAVPAGFDDVIARGMAKQPDDRYPSAGELAMAAAAALATPPGGQTTTAGHRIQVATQTPKLVDSPSPRDTAPLGLEDIPRAGMGAASFPWPPPSQPDRPPYLGWEPFQPVDAGVFFGRDAEVARAMDALRGMRASDETLFVVLGASGAGKSCFLRAGIVPRLQRQASKYLVLDIVRPELKALTGACGLAQAICTTRQRLGLAQPPLGDIKEACASGDVARLRTWLLECRTAANRQPATGAADDTPVTLVLPLDQAEELFTSDAGVEAAGLLALIRDLALGTNGQDRLPLIVAATIRTDRYELMQTAPQLAGLQTKQFDLRPMDATQFNRVITGPAQRSTDGGRPLYLDEELVRHLLADATGGADTLPLLSLTLAWLYRDYGSTGRLTLEPYAKRGGIDGVVQAEIHEILSSDPDERAQQLKLLRAAFIPWLATINPDNDQPMRRLARWADLPDDSRPLLERFLARRLLIKDLRDGEVIVEVALESLLRQWGDLSGWLADEVEDLKAADALERSAAEWEKKRRDEAWLLRGSQLAAAENLAAKTGFRERLNQTHDYLLASRHCENERAELEKQRQRAELEAAKKLAAAETQAREQAQESAAALRQRSRVLRAVIAATSVIAVIAVVGAATAVIMFNRATRQARDALAAQLDAQASLVFSGTIAESDIRALAATLAARQLRSNPAASRGAFYTATAALNTTRIIIPTQAPVNTVAISPDGHTLASGGENGNIQLWNLTDPAHPGPLGPPLQGHSAGVVSIAFSPDGHTLASGSDDGTIRLWNLTDPAHPGPLDPPLEDHSAGVAEVAFSPDGHTLASGSHDGTIRLWNLTDPAHPRRLGQPLQSHTGSVASIAFNPDGHTLASGSHDGTIQLWNLTDPAHPGPLGPPLEGHSASVAGVAFSPDGHTLASGSDDGTIRLWNLTDPAHPGPLGPPLQGHSAGVASVAFGPDGNTLASGSVDDTVRLWDVTDPAQPGPLGQPLTGHHGTVWSIAFGPDGHTLTTGSHDGTIRLWNLNTVLPVRGHTGPVRSAVFSPDVQTLASGSDDATIALWDLTNPGHPRQLGQPLRGHTDTVQSLAFSPDGHTLASGSDDATIALWDLTDPADPRQLGQPLRGHTGTVQSLAFSPDGHTLASGSDDTTIALWDLTNPGHPRQLGKPLRGHTRTVQSLAFSPDGHTLASSSDDTTIALWDLTDPAHAQQLGKPLYGYSSAVLGVAFSPDGRLLASGSGDDTVVLWNLTDPTHPSPLGHPLHGHSGYVNRVAFSPDGHTLASGSSDHTVQLWDLTNLTPAGLGQPLRGHTDSVLGVAFSPDGHTLVSSSADATVRVWPTPLDATVTVLCSKLTSNISRHDWREWISPDVDYIALCPNLPVPR is encoded by the coding sequence TTGTTCGAGCTCATCGGACAGGGCGCTGCAGGCACGGTATATAAGGCGCACGACACCGTTATGGGACGCGATGTGGCGATCAAAATCTTGCCTGCCGATCGGGCCAACGAGCCGGGTTTTCGCGCGAGGTTCAGCCGGGAAGCTCTCATCGCGGCTCGGTTGACCGACCCGCACATCATCCCCGTCCACGACACCGGCGAAATTGACGGCCAGTTGTACCTGGTAATGCCGATCATCAACGGGGTTGACCTCGAGGTCGCGCTCCAGCGCGACGGTCCCATGACTCCGGCGCGAGCCGTTCGAATGGTCGAACAGATCGCAGCCGCTCTGGATGCGGCCCACACCCATGGGCTGGTGCACCGGGACGTCAAACCATCCAACGCCTTGATGACCGATCAAGGATTCGTCTACCTGATCGATTTCGGCCTGGCCCAGGACGGTACCGGCGCCAAATTGACCGCCGAGAGCCGCACCGCCGGAACGTGGGCATACATGGCCCCCGAACGAATGATGAGCGACGTCATCGATGCCCGCGCCGACGTCTATTCGTTGACATGTTTGCTCTATGAATGCCTTACCGGCGAAATGCCATTCCCTGGTGACCGGGTAGCACTGCAAATGACGGCGCATCTCGCCACGCCCCCGCCGAAGCCGAGTGAGCGCCGGTCCGCCGTGCCCGCGGGATTCGACGATGTCATTGCCCGTGGCATGGCGAAACAACCCGACGATCGCTACCCCAGCGCTGGTGAACTCGCGATGGCGGCAGCTGCCGCACTGGCGACGCCGCCGGGCGGGCAGACCACCACGGCCGGACACCGCATCCAGGTTGCTACGCAGACCCCCAAGCTCGTCGACTCGCCATCGCCTAGAGACACCGCGCCCCTTGGACTCGAGGACATCCCGCGCGCCGGCATGGGCGCCGCGTCGTTCCCCTGGCCACCGCCGTCGCAACCGGACCGACCGCCGTACCTCGGATGGGAACCCTTCCAGCCGGTCGACGCGGGCGTCTTTTTCGGTCGGGACGCCGAGGTGGCGCGGGCGATGGACGCCCTGCGCGGAATGCGTGCGAGCGACGAGACGCTGTTCGTGGTGCTGGGCGCGTCCGGAGCCGGCAAGTCGTGTTTTCTGCGTGCGGGAATCGTGCCCCGGCTGCAAAGACAGGCAAGCAAGTATCTCGTCCTCGACATTGTCCGCCCCGAGCTCAAGGCGCTCACCGGCGCCTGCGGGCTGGCACAGGCGATCTGCACCACGCGGCAACGCCTCGGCCTGGCACAGCCGCCGCTGGGCGACATCAAGGAAGCGTGCGCGAGCGGCGACGTGGCCCGGCTGCGGACGTGGCTGCTGGAGTGCCGTACGGCCGCCAACCGGCAACCGGCAACCGGGGCTGCCGATGACACCCCGGTGACCCTGGTGTTGCCGCTGGATCAGGCCGAAGAGCTGTTCACCAGCGACGCCGGCGTGGAGGCCGCCGGGTTGTTGGCGCTCATCCGGGATCTGGCTCTCGGCACGAACGGCCAGGACAGGCTGCCATTGATTGTGGCAGCGACGATCCGCACCGACCGCTACGAGCTGATGCAGACCGCTCCACAGCTTGCCGGGCTGCAGACCAAGCAGTTCGACCTTCGGCCGATGGACGCAACCCAGTTCAACAGGGTGATCACCGGACCTGCGCAGCGTTCGACGGACGGCGGACGCCCGCTGTACCTCGACGAGGAACTGGTGCGCCACCTGCTCGCCGACGCCACCGGCGGCGCAGACACGCTGCCGCTGCTGTCACTGACGCTGGCATGGCTGTACCGCGACTACGGGTCGACGGGCCGGCTCACTCTCGAGCCTTACGCCAAGCGGGGCGGAATCGATGGCGTCGTGCAAGCCGAGATCCACGAGATTCTGTCCTCGGATCCCGACGAGCGGGCCCAGCAACTCAAATTGCTGCGCGCGGCGTTCATCCCGTGGCTGGCCACCATCAATCCCGACAACGACCAGCCGATGCGCCGCTTGGCACGCTGGGCCGACCTGCCCGATGACAGCCGCCCGCTGCTAGAGCGGTTCCTGGCCCGCCGGTTGCTGATCAAAGACCTACGCGACGGAGAGGTCATCGTCGAGGTCGCCTTGGAGAGTCTGCTGCGCCAATGGGGCGATCTCTCGGGCTGGCTGGCGGACGAGGTCGAAGACCTCAAGGCGGCCGACGCGCTGGAACGCAGCGCCGCCGAGTGGGAGAAAAAGCGGCGCGACGAAGCCTGGCTGCTGCGCGGATCCCAGCTGGCCGCAGCCGAAAACCTAGCCGCCAAGACCGGATTCCGCGAGCGCCTCAACCAAACCCACGACTACCTGCTGGCCTCCCGGCACTGCGAAAACGAACGAGCCGAGCTCGAGAAGCAACGCCAGCGGGCCGAACTCGAGGCCGCCAAGAAACTCGCGGCCGCCGAAACCCAAGCGCGCGAGCAGGCTCAAGAGAGCGCCGCCGCCCTACGACAGCGGTCTCGCGTCCTGCGCGCGGTAATCGCCGCAACGTCCGTCATCGCCGTTATCGCCGTGGTAGGCGCCGCCACCGCGGTGATCATGTTCAACCGCGCCACCCGTCAAGCCCGCGACGCACTGGCCGCCCAACTCGATGCGCAGGCCTCGTTGGTGTTCTCCGGGACCATCGCGGAGAGCGATATTCGCGCGCTCGCCGCCACCCTGGCGGCACGACAGTTGCGTTCCAACCCAGCCGCCAGCCGCGGCGCGTTCTACACGGCCACCGCGGCGCTGAACACCACTCGCATCATCATCCCCACGCAAGCACCCGTTAACACCGTTGCGATAAGTCCCGACGGGCACACCCTGGCTTCCGGCGGCGAGAACGGCAACATCCAGCTGTGGAACCTCACCGACCCCGCACACCCAGGCCCCCTAGGCCCGCCCCTGCAGGGCCACAGCGCCGGTGTGGTCAGCATCGCGTTCAGCCCCGACGGACACACCCTGGCCTCCGGCAGCGACGACGGCACCATCCGACTGTGGAACCTCACCGACCCCGCACACCCAGGCCCCCTGGACCCACCCCTGGAAGACCACAGCGCCGGTGTCGCCGAGGTCGCATTCAGCCCCGACGGACACACCCTGGCCTCCGGCAGCCACGACGGCACCATCCGGCTGTGGAACCTCACCGACCCGGCACACCCGCGACGGCTCGGCCAACCCCTCCAAAGCCACACGGGCAGCGTCGCCAGCATCGCGTTCAACCCCGACGGACACACCCTGGCCTCCGGCAGCCACGACGGCACCATCCAGCTATGGAACCTCACCGACCCCGCACACCCAGGCCCCCTAGGCCCACCCCTGGAAGGCCATAGCGCCAGTGTCGCCGGCGTCGCGTTCAGCCCCGACGGACACACCCTGGCCTCCGGCAGCGACGACGGCACCATCCGGCTGTGGAACCTCACCGACCCCGCACACCCAGGCCCCCTGGGCCCACCCCTGCAGGGCCACAGCGCCGGTGTGGCCAGCGTGGCGTTCGGTCCCGACGGAAACACCCTGGCCTCCGGCAGCGTCGACGACACGGTGCGACTATGGGACGTCACAGATCCAGCGCAGCCCGGTCCGTTGGGTCAACCTCTTACCGGCCACCACGGAACCGTATGGAGCATCGCGTTCGGGCCCGACGGACACACCCTGACCACCGGAAGCCACGACGGCACCATCCGGTTGTGGAACCTCAATACTGTGCTGCCCGTTCGGGGACATACCGGCCCCGTGCGCAGTGCGGTGTTCAGCCCTGACGTGCAGACGCTGGCCTCCGGCAGCGACGACGCCACCATCGCGCTGTGGGATCTGACCAATCCAGGACACCCGCGACAACTCGGCCAACCCCTGCGCGGCCACACCGACACCGTGCAAAGCCTCGCCTTCAGCCCCGACGGACACACCCTGGCCTCCGGCAGCGACGACGCCACCATCGCGCTATGGGATCTGACCGACCCAGCCGACCCGCGACAACTCGGCCAACCCCTGCGCGGCCACACCGGCACCGTGCAAAGCCTCGCCTTCAGCCCCGACGGACACACCCTGGCCTCCGGCAGCGACGACACCACCATCGCGCTATGGGATCTGACCAATCCAGGACACCCGCGACAACTCGGCAAACCCCTGCGCGGCCACACTCGCACCGTGCAAAGCCTCGCCTTCAGCCCCGACGGACACACCCTGGCGTCCAGCAGCGACGACACCACCATCGCGCTGTGGGATCTGACCGACCCAGCCCACGCGCAACAGCTCGGCAAACCCTTGTATGGCTACAGCAGCGCCGTTCTCGGCGTGGCCTTCAGCCCTGACGGCCGCTTGCTCGCTTCCGGCAGCGGCGACGACACCGTCGTGCTGTGGAACCTCACCGACCCGACGCACCCGAGCCCGCTGGGGCACCCCCTGCACGGACATAGTGGATACGTGAATCGGGTGGCGTTCAGCCCCGACGGTCATACGCTAGCGTCGGGCAGTTCTGACCACACCGTGCAGCTCTGGGACCTCACCAATCTGACCCCTGCCGGGCTAGGCCAACCCCTGCGGGGCCACACCGACAGCGTCCTTGGTGTGGCGTTCAGCCCCGACGGGCACACCTTGGTGTCCAGCAGCGCCGACGCTACGGTGCGGGTCTGGCCCACGCCCCTGGATGCCACCGTCACGGTTCTGTGTTCGAAACTCACATCCAACATCAGCCGCCATGATTGGCGCGAATGGATATCGCCCGATGTCGACTACATTGCCCTCTGCCCCAACTTGCCCGTTCCACGGTAG
- a CDS encoding WS/DGAT/MGAT family O-acyltransferase encodes MEHLTPLDATFLEVEDSDPHVSLAIGGVSIVEGPAPAFGEFVDSFAERASAIPRFKQILRTHPLDLGSPEWVADPHFDVSRHVHHLALPQPGGDAELFEMIATVMERRLDRDRPLWECYLIEGLSDDRWAVLTKLHHCIADGIATTQMLAKFGDESGGGGSFATEIRAAKEPAPHGPGLPVKVSLNPLNWVTGIVRGALGAVSVVEHVALGAAELTGSLLSPAPETSLSGPVTTLRRFSVARVRLSDLHTVARAFEVTLNDVALAAITSSYRSILLERGEKPGHTSLRTLVPVSVRGMSHFNMTDNQVSAMLPLLPVDEEDPVKQLELVHRRLVEAKASGQREGGTALVAAAKSAPFAFSAWAVRLLSRLPQRAVVALATNVPGPRAEQKLMGRRVLEMLPIPPIALNLRTGVAMVSYGDNFVFGITADYDTAPDIEVLAAGIEDGVARLVKESRGKRGSAAG; translated from the coding sequence ATGGAGCATCTAACCCCCCTCGATGCGACTTTCCTGGAGGTTGAGGACAGCGATCCGCATGTGAGCCTGGCGATCGGCGGTGTGTCGATTGTGGAAGGGCCGGCTCCGGCTTTCGGGGAGTTCGTCGACTCCTTCGCGGAGCGGGCGTCGGCGATTCCGCGCTTCAAACAGATCCTGCGGACCCATCCGCTCGATCTCGGTTCACCCGAATGGGTCGCGGACCCGCACTTCGACGTTTCCCGACATGTGCACCACCTTGCGCTGCCGCAACCGGGCGGCGACGCCGAACTTTTCGAGATGATCGCGACGGTGATGGAGCGACGGCTCGATCGCGACCGTCCGCTCTGGGAGTGCTATCTCATCGAGGGGCTCAGCGATGACCGGTGGGCGGTGCTGACCAAACTGCATCACTGCATCGCCGATGGCATCGCGACAACGCAGATGTTGGCCAAGTTCGGTGACGAAAGCGGCGGTGGCGGGTCCTTTGCCACCGAGATTCGTGCGGCCAAAGAGCCGGCTCCGCACGGGCCGGGGCTTCCGGTGAAGGTCAGCCTGAACCCGCTGAACTGGGTGACCGGGATTGTGCGGGGCGCTCTGGGTGCGGTCTCCGTTGTCGAGCATGTCGCGTTGGGGGCCGCCGAACTGACCGGCAGTCTGCTCAGCCCCGCGCCGGAAACGTCACTGAGCGGGCCCGTCACCACGCTGCGGCGCTTCAGCGTGGCGCGGGTGCGCTTGTCCGATCTGCACACGGTTGCGCGAGCATTCGAGGTGACGCTCAATGACGTGGCGTTGGCGGCGATCACCAGCAGCTACCGGTCGATTCTGCTGGAGCGGGGGGAAAAGCCCGGCCACACCTCGCTTCGCACACTGGTACCGGTGTCGGTGCGCGGGATGAGCCACTTCAACATGACTGACAATCAGGTCTCGGCGATGCTGCCCTTGTTGCCCGTCGATGAGGAAGACCCGGTCAAACAGCTCGAGCTGGTACACCGTCGGTTGGTCGAAGCCAAAGCCAGCGGCCAGCGTGAAGGCGGCACCGCGTTGGTTGCCGCGGCGAAAAGCGCGCCATTTGCGTTCTCGGCGTGGGCGGTACGGTTGCTGAGCCGGTTGCCGCAACGCGCGGTGGTGGCGTTGGCGACCAATGTGCCCGGGCCGCGGGCCGAGCAGAAACTGATGGGTCGGCGCGTGCTGGAGATGTTGCCGATTCCACCGATCGCGCTGAACCTGCGTACCGGGGTCGCGATGGTCAGCTACGGCGACAACTTCGTCTTCGGGATCACCGCCGACTACGACACCGCACCGGATATCGAGGTGCTGGCCGCCGGGATCGAGGACGGGGTGGCGCGATTGGTGAAGGAGAGCCGCGGCAAGCGGGGGAGCGCGGCGGGCTGA